A genomic segment from Nitrospirota bacterium encodes:
- a CDS encoding XRE family transcriptional regulator has protein sequence MKSKRFASVWDAIEDTPQAAASMRARSDLMIELAEMIRRSGWTQREAAEEFGVTQPRISDLMRGRINLFSLDTLVDMAATAGLKPRITVKRSA, from the coding sequence ATGAAGAGTAAACGGTTCGCAAGCGTCTGGGACGCGATTGAAGACACCCCGCAGGCGGCCGCCAGCATGCGCGCTCGCTCAGACCTGATGATCGAGCTCGCGGAGATGATCCGACGTTCCGGCTGGACCCAGCGCGAGGCAGCCGAGGAATTCGGCGTCACACAGCCCCGTATCTCCGACCTGATGCGTGGCCGCATCAACCTGTTTTCCCTCGACACGCTCGTAGACATGGCCGCCACTGCGGGACTGAAACCGAGGATCACCGTCAAACGCTCCGCATAG
- a CDS encoding type II toxin-antitoxin system RelE/ParE family toxin, whose product MKPVAFLGSALDDLRAFPQNARRMAGYQIERVQPGLDPDDWKPMTSVGPGVREIRVRDTSGAFRVLYVAQRTEAVYVLHAFQKKSQRTSQHDLDLGRKRFRELKGLR is encoded by the coding sequence TTTCTCGGCAGCGCGCTCGATGATCTGCGAGCGTTTCCGCAGAATGCACGTCGGATGGCCGGTTATCAGATCGAACGCGTCCAACCCGGCCTGGATCCGGACGACTGGAAACCGATGACCTCCGTTGGACCCGGAGTACGAGAGATTCGCGTGCGCGACACAAGCGGCGCCTTTCGAGTGCTCTATGTGGCCCAGCGCACGGAGGCGGTGTACGTATTGCACGCGTTTCAGAAGAAAAGCCAGCGCACCAGCCAGCATGACCTGGACCTTGGACGGAAACGCTTTAGGGAATTGAAAGGACTGCGATGA